Sequence from the Thermococcus nautili genome:
GAGGGATAGGATTATGAGTATAAACGCGCCGATGACTCCTCCAATGGCCAGGATTAGCAGTGTCAGCCAGTTTATTGGGACGTGAGTAACGCCAAGGAAGTTCAGGACGCCGATTATAATGAGGCCGGTAATCGCGTTCACCGCGAGCCACTTGAGAATCGCTATGGTAAGGGCTAGGATTGCCCACCCAACGATTGCGAGAAGGAAAAGGAGAACCAGAAGGAGGATAAAATCCGGCATGGTAACACCTCAGAGTTTTTCTAGGGTCTCCCTGGCTATCTGTCCAAGGGGAACCCACTTTTTGCCCTCGAAGGGGAGAACTACCTTGTCTTCCACGCCGGTGAGTTCCTCCACGAGGGGTTTGAGCTCGCTGAGCCCGAGTTCTCCTATGACGACCAGCAGAAAGCCCTTCTCGTCCCTTTTGCCCTCGCGAAGGCCCCGCTTTATCTCCTCAACTATCCAGGAGCGGTACTTTCGGGCCAGTTCAGGATAGGTTCTGATGATGTCGTAGGCGAGCACCATGGCGTTTTCCCTGATGTAGGGATTCCTGTGGTGGATTAGGGACATCAGTTTCTTGAAGTTGCTCTCATCGAGGTACTTTGAGAGAACGCTCCTGTCGGTTTCCAATACCTGGGTCAGGGCTAAGAGAGCATCGCCCACTATTCCGGGGTTTTCGTCGTCAAGAAGTTCAACTATCGCGCTCATGACCTTTTTGTCCTTAATGGCATCCTGAACAAGGAGCTCGAACTGTCCCGATTCAAGCATCTCCTTAACTTTCTTCTTTTTGGAGCCGAAGCTGAAGATAGGCATGTAAATCACCGGATAATTTTTATGTTAATCACTTTTTAGTTTTATTCAAAAACTCATTTAAACTTGAATTAATATTCTGGCTTGTGCCGTTGGAGATATTGCCTATTTTCTTTACCGTTCCTACTCTTGGGTCTAAAAATTTTTTTAGGATAAACACTAATACTACTAACGATAAAGCAATCATGAAGAGGTACTCAATTGCACCCTGGGCCCTTCGATTCATAGACTTCCCCTTTTAAGTTTAATGTAAATTTTTAATGCTAAACTTTAAAGAGAAAATAATAGATGTAAACCAAGAGAATATCTCATAATATTCACTTAGTTCCATTTACACTCATATTGTTGAGTATCTGGCTAGCATTACCACCTGCACTTTGGGCTACATTCTTTGCTGTGTCTCCCTTGTTCTGCAACTGCTTAACAACTATCAGTATAATTACCAGCGCCGCGGCAATCATGAAGAGGTACTCAATTGCACCCTGGGCCTTCCTCATCATGGCAAATCACCTCCAAAGGTTTACTTCAACCTAAACTCGACTAAAAAGGCTTATATATCTTTCTACCCAATACTGAGGAGAGGCATACCCAATATTGCAAGGACTCCAAGAGGTGTGCATTCATGTTGGTGAGCTTTCACTGCGAATCATCGAGCATTGAAGATTGCGTTGAAGAAATCAACAAAAAGTCAGAAAATATCCTACGTGACCTCCCAGGCTTTGTAAATTCTGCAAAGATATTGTTGAGCTTTGGAGCCTTCATGAACCTTGGCGTCGTGCTGGCAGTTGACAAATCCCTCACCGCCCACAAGGTTGTTCGGGCAGATTTTTCTTCCGGCAAAAACAAGGAGGATGCCATCAACAAAACACTCGAGAAGCTCAATGCGATAATCCCAGACCGCGCCAAGATAGTTGATTTTGAAGTGAAAACCTACACCACACCTGTAACGAGGAGAACCTATGCAGTGGGGGTAGTGGTTTACAACGTTTTCGAACAGAAGAAGCCCATTGGAGAGTACACCCTCAAAGAGAGACGAAAACTGATAGCGATGGTTCTGGAGGCCTTCAACTACAACCCAAAGGTTCTCAACATCTCAGAGCTCGCGAGGGTCTTCGGGGTTTCCAGGGACAGCATATACTACGACATCGAGCAGATACTCAAAGAGGCGGGCAAATCTAAGTAGTCCAAATCGGCCTCGGTGTTGCGGTGAGGATGAATAGGATAGCCGCCAGTATCGCAAGGGCTATCCTCTTCTTGGATATTGGCGATACTTCGTCGAGGGCGCCGGGATTCCCAGCGGAGCCAATGAGGAGAACGAGCAGTCCCCAGATGAACCAGCCACTCCAGAGGTAGCTCATCCCGATGAGAACGAAGGCCGTGACGTAAGTCACTATCCTGTGTGTCCTTTCGCTGATGAACGCCCTCAGCACGTGTCCCCCGTCGAGCTGGGCAACCGGAATCAGGTTGAGGAACGTGACGAGCAGTCCGACCCAGCCGGCCATCGCAATGGGATGAAGGAATATCACGTAGTTGTCAGGGATTCCAAGCACTGCCCTGGTTAGGAGCTCGAAGAGCAGGTTCGTACCGAAGTAAACCCCTCCTTCCGTCTGGGGCACCATACTAGGGGGAACCACAATCGAGAGCTTCAGACCTATGGCCGTGACTGGGATGGCCACCAAGAAGCCCGCTATCGGCCCGCTAACGCCAAGGTCTATTGCCGCGTCCCTCGTTGGCAGGGGAGACTTAACCCTTATCACAGCGCCAAGGGTTCCTATCAAACTAAACGGGAATGGTATGAAGTATGGCATCGTTGCACGGACGCCATGGTAGGCAGCGGCTATCTTGTGGCCAAGTTCGTGGGTTCCGAGAATTGCCATGACGCTTACCGAGAAGGAGAGTGCTATAAGGTAGGGGTCCTTCATCCCGGGAAGTCCGTAATAATCGAGGGCAGAGATGTAGTTAAGGGCCAGCATGTAGCCTGCGAATAGGGTCGTCGCTATGGTCGCGAGCAGGAAAACCCAGGGTAGCCACTTGTTGTCTGGCTTGACCTCCCCCGCGGGAAACACAAACAGGAGGACTTTGCCATCGCGTTTCTTCAGGGCGCACCAGTAACCGAGCCTCTCCATCTCACTTAGAACCTTCTCGAAGTTTGGCTCAAGGATGTCCTCAACCTCGAAAACGAAGACCCTCCCGTCGAAGCCAGCAAACCGGAGGTTGTAAAACGTCCTGAGTTTGGCCTCAACCTCCGGCGGAAGGTCCGGAGTCTCGGCAACGTGAATCTCGGGGGTGGGGACGGATTCCAGCGATGGGCTACGTGGTCTTTCGGCATCTTCCCTCGCGTAGCCCACGAGAATCATGTCCCCTCCGCAACGGGGGCACGAGCGCTCAAGAAGGGGCTCGGTGGAATCCCTCTCCTCGCGGTAGCCACAGTTAAGGCACTCGTAGATTCCCCTCGGCATCTTTTACCTCCTGATTAAAATTGGGGGGAGGGTTAAAAAGTTAGTCCTTTTCAGGGCGTCCAGTTAATAGGTATGCACTCTCCAATGGATTTCTTCATGAAAGTTTCAGCTTGTTCCATTATATTCTGTTTTGATGATACAAAACGATAGCTTTTTATCCTATCATGATGAACTACACTTGGTGAGAGTCTTGGAAGAAGGACTCGTGGAAAGCATTGTGAGAAGAACCATTGACACGGCCGAGGCAAGGCTTAGGAAGTACGCGTTCACTTCAACTGGAGAAAAAAGACCCGAAAGGAAACCCCTCGCGAAGCTTAAAGGGGAAGTTGAGATGTTCCTTAAAACCCGGGAGAACAGGCTTCTGGTTCTTTACGGTCTTCGCGGTGTCGGAAAGACCACCATGCTCGCTCAAACCTACTTCAAGCTTCTCCCTCAGATTCCAAGGGAGAGACTTGTCTACGTCTCCCTCGACAAGCTTCGTCCGTTGGGGATAAGTCTGAATGACTTTGTCCGTGCTTACGAGCGTCTTCTCGGTGAGAGAATCGAGGAGTTGAGTCAGCCAACCTTCCTATTCATCGACGAAGCTCACTATGACGAGAACTTCGGGATTACGGTGAAAGACCTTCACGACTCCGCGAGTAACCTCATGATTGTGGTCACTGGCTCCTCTTCACTTCCCCTTAAGCTCGACCCCGACCTGATGAGGAGGGCCAGAAAGCTCAGGGTGCCGCCTTTAACCTTCACAGAATACCTACTTTTAAAGAAGAGAATACAAATCCCCGAGGAACTCAGTGCAGCTTTAAAGAGAGCAGTCCTCAGCTGTGATTTCTCAGGAATTGAAGAGAAGCTTGGAGGGGTACTCCTGAAGTTCACTGAAAAAGACGTTGAGGATTATCTCGTTCAAGGCTCGCTCCCCCTTTACCTCGCTTCGCCAAACCCGCTTGAGGATGCTTATGAGATACTAAGGAAGATTGTCGAGGTTGATTTAATGCGCGAAGGTCTTTCCGAGACGACACGGGAAAAGGCCCTTGGCCTGCTACTCCTTCTTGCTTCCGGTGAAAGCTTGGCCTACGATGACCTGAGCTCGACTCTGGGGCTCGCCAAGGCGACTGTGGAAAAGATGATTGAGAAGCTTGAAGACCTCGAAGTCATCTTTCCGGTGAGGGCCTACGGCTCTTTGGGCAAAGTCGCCCGAAAGACCCCAAAATACAAGTTCTTGGCACCTATGCTTAGGAGCGCGGTGCTTTACGAGTTCGGACTCTTTGAGAGGGATTCAAAAACGCTCGGTATGCTCCTTGAGGACGCGGTTGCGCTCTATCTCCATCTGCTTGCCAGGGAGAAGAAGTTGGGACTTCACTACGATGCCCAGAGGGGCGGTGCGGACTTCATCTTGAAGGGACATGGCGAAGGAGTCGTGGTCGAGGTCGGCTGGGGGAAGAAGGGCGTCCGTCAGGTCCTCAAGACCATGAAGAAGACTGGATTAACCTGCGGCGTCGTGGTTCACAACGGACCGTTGAAAAAGAAAGGAGATGTGTGGTTTGTGCCGAGGGAGCTCTTTTTGCTGACGCTCTAAATCCTTTGATTTCAAGAATGAAAAAACGGCTCAACCTTCCTCGACCTCAACCTCACCCGAGTCGGCGTCAACCTTAACTTTCATTCCGCTCCTCAGCTTTGAAACGTCTATCCCCTGAACCATTGGAATACCGGCTATTATCGCGCCCGTCGCCACTATCGTCTCGGCCTCACCGACGATTATCGCCTTCGGCGCCTTTCCGTTCTTCTTGAGGGCGTAGATTACGTAGGAGCCGACGGTTGAGCCCTTCCCGCGCGGGAAAGCGAGGATTTTGCCCGCTATGCTCTGACCCCTTATGTCGCTCTCCGCGTCGGTGACGATTCCAGTCTCGGGGTCAACCCCACCGAGGAATGAAAGTGGCTTCTGCGAGACTATCAGCTCGCCCTCGGCCTTCCCGCCGACGACCTTCCTTCCCTTCAGCTTCATTCTACCACCTCACGGTGCCTCCTTTATGAGCCTCTCGGCGTCGTCGAGCCTTACGCTAAAGCCGAATGAGCGGAAGTAGAATGCGCTCTTCCCGCTGTTGGTGGCAATGCCGTTATACCAGCCCTTAATCGGCGATACGACGAAGCACGAGTCCGCTATAATCCGCCCGTTGTAGCGCTCTATCGTTTCGGTGTAGCCGAGCGAGTCAGATAAAGCCTTAACGGCCCTGCTCGCGGTTATGAAGAGCGGTATCTTTAGGGGCCTTCCGCGCATTCTCAGAAGTTCGGCTACCTCCTTGATTTCCATGAGGGAAGCGTGAGGACAGCCGATGAGAATCATGTCTATCTCACTCCAATCGTCGGAGAAGCTCTCCCTGACGGCCTTCAGGTCGGCGTCTTCAACCGTTATCGTCTCTATCCCGTCAGAAATCGCGTTTCTGTATTCGGGCGTTTCGCCTTCGACGTGGTAGAGCGCTATCGAGCCCGTCGCCGCCATCGAGGCGCCGAGCTCCTTGAGGTAGTCCAGGCTCTCCGGTTTCAGGCCGGTTATGTAGGGCACGTCGTTTCCGAGGGTCTTTCCGAGGTGGTAGCCGAGGGCTGAGTAGTCAACGAACGTTTTGACTTTAGCTTCTACCTTCACCTTCACGGTCGCCTTCCTGTTCTCGTCGAGGTGGAGTCCGTACTCCGGCGTTTTGCCGACTATGGCTGATGCCAGGCTTGACGGTCCGCCCTCGCGGTTGGTTCTGGCACCTATTATCGAGTTTGCGAAGGAGACCGCCGAGCTCTCGCTCCAAGCCAAGTGGTCGCCGAACTTCGGAAGGTTCGCCCCGTAGTATGGGGTGCAGGTCGAGGTGACCTCTATCCCCATCGCGCGGTAGAGCTCCAAAACTTCCCTCTGCTTCTCCATGAACTCGTCGTCGCCTATTCCCGCCGGGTTGAGGGTCGTGTAGACGCTGACCTTCGCTCCAGCATCCACGAAGTCCCTCAGGAACTCAATGCCGGCCTCGCCGAGGTTTTTGTAGGAAACCCCTGCTATCTGGGCGCTCTTTATGGGAATCAACCGTTCCGCCCCGTAGATGTCACCGAGCGCAACGAGGATTTCCATCGCCTTCTGGAGGGCGTAGCCGTACTCGCCGGCCAAAATCAGCTCCTCTTCCTTCGTCAGGTACATAACACCACCGAACTGAGAACGGCCTTGAAGAATATAAAGCCCGCTCCGAAAGATTTATAAAGTCTCTCAGGATGAGTAACTAACGGGTCGAGCAGCGGGGTGGGGCAGCTAGGAGTGCCCGCCGGGCTCATAACCCGGAGGTCGGAGGTTCAAATCCTCCCCCCGCTACCAGATTTCTCATGCTTTCACGCCAACTTCTCTGGGATTCATTTCGGGCGATGTCCTTTTTAACCCTTCGAGTGATTTCTCAACGGTGATTTCGATGGAGCGCGTAGTTGAGATTCTGAGGGAGATTCTGGAGATTCCGTCTCCAACTGGATACACTAAGGAGGTTCTGGCACACATCGAGAAGAAACTGGATGAGGCCGGCATAAAGACGAGATACACCAACAAGGGAGCGCTTTTGGCCTACAACCACCCGGAGCCCGAACTCGTCATAGCGGGCCACGTGGACAC
This genomic interval carries:
- a CDS encoding class III signal peptide-containing protein; protein product: MMRKAQGAIEYLFMIAAALVIILIVVKQLQNKGDTAKNVAQSAGGNASQILNNMSVNGTK
- a CDS encoding DUF126 domain-containing protein, with the protein product MKLKGRKVVGGKAEGELIVSQKPLSFLGGVDPETGIVTDAESDIRGQSIAGKILAFPRGKGSTVGSYVIYALKKNGKAPKAIIVGEAETIVATGAIIAGIPMVQGIDVSKLRSGMKVKVDADSGEVEVEEG
- a CDS encoding aconitase X catalytic domain-containing protein, which translates into the protein MYLTKEEELILAGEYGYALQKAMEILVALGDIYGAERLIPIKSAQIAGVSYKNLGEAGIEFLRDFVDAGAKVSVYTTLNPAGIGDDEFMEKQREVLELYRAMGIEVTSTCTPYYGANLPKFGDHLAWSESSAVSFANSIIGARTNREGGPSSLASAIVGKTPEYGLHLDENRKATVKVKVEAKVKTFVDYSALGYHLGKTLGNDVPYITGLKPESLDYLKELGASMAATGSIALYHVEGETPEYRNAISDGIETITVEDADLKAVRESFSDDWSEIDMILIGCPHASLMEIKEVAELLRMRGRPLKIPLFITASRAVKALSDSLGYTETIERYNGRIIADSCFVVSPIKGWYNGIATNSGKSAFYFRSFGFSVRLDDAERLIKEAP
- a CDS encoding pro-sigmaK processing inhibitor BofA family protein produces the protein MPDFILLLVLLFLLAIVGWAILALTIAILKWLAVNAITGLIIIGVLNFLGVTHVPINWLTLLILAIGGVIGAFILIILSLF
- a CDS encoding ATP-binding protein; translation: MRVLEEGLVESIVRRTIDTAEARLRKYAFTSTGEKRPERKPLAKLKGEVEMFLKTRENRLLVLYGLRGVGKTTMLAQTYFKLLPQIPRERLVYVSLDKLRPLGISLNDFVRAYERLLGERIEELSQPTFLFIDEAHYDENFGITVKDLHDSASNLMIVVTGSSSLPLKLDPDLMRRARKLRVPPLTFTEYLLLKKRIQIPEELSAALKRAVLSCDFSGIEEKLGGVLLKFTEKDVEDYLVQGSLPLYLASPNPLEDAYEILRKIVEVDLMREGLSETTREKALGLLLLLASGESLAYDDLSSTLGLAKATVEKMIEKLEDLEVIFPVRAYGSLGKVARKTPKYKFLAPMLRSAVLYEFGLFERDSKTLGMLLEDAVALYLHLLAREKKLGLHYDAQRGGADFILKGHGEGVVVEVGWGKKGVRQVLKTMKKTGLTCGVVVHNGPLKKKGDVWFVPRELFLLTL
- a CDS encoding site-2 protease family protein; its protein translation is MPRGIYECLNCGYREERDSTEPLLERSCPRCGGDMILVGYAREDAERPRSPSLESVPTPEIHVAETPDLPPEVEAKLRTFYNLRFAGFDGRVFVFEVEDILEPNFEKVLSEMERLGYWCALKKRDGKVLLFVFPAGEVKPDNKWLPWVFLLATIATTLFAGYMLALNYISALDYYGLPGMKDPYLIALSFSVSVMAILGTHELGHKIAAAYHGVRATMPYFIPFPFSLIGTLGAVIRVKSPLPTRDAAIDLGVSGPIAGFLVAIPVTAIGLKLSIVVPPSMVPQTEGGVYFGTNLLFELLTRAVLGIPDNYVIFLHPIAMAGWVGLLVTFLNLIPVAQLDGGHVLRAFISERTHRIVTYVTAFVLIGMSYLWSGWFIWGLLVLLIGSAGNPGALDEVSPISKKRIALAILAAILFILTATPRPIWTT
- a CDS encoding class III signal peptide-containing protein, with amino-acid sequence MNRRAQGAIEYLFMIALSLVVLVFILKKFLDPRVGTVKKIGNISNGTSQNINSSLNEFLNKTKK